GGTTCCTGGAAGTGATCCAGGGTAGCTGTGGCGCTGATAGACAGCGGCAGCATGGAAGGGTTGGTGACCAAAAGGTACATCATGTAGTTAGAGAGTTTCCGCCATACCTCCACCAGACCAGAAGGTACATCTGCCCCTGTAGCATTTGCCTCCATGTCCTCGCTAGGGGAAGCAGGTTTTTCTAAGAGTGTCTCCGTGACGTAGTGCATGAAGACGATGCCATAACCAAAGTCTCGAATAATTCCATCTTGCGCATTGCCAAACAGTGGGCTAATGTTTGGCCATTCTTGTCGTGCTTGACCATCGTCAAATTCATGTAGTAGCAGACTAAGCCCTTTTGCTACACATTTCacaatcatttcatccacatccgTGTACTTGGTGTCCAATAGATTGCTTATCCAAAACATTTTCTTCTCGTTAACACTGAGCAAACCCACAAACAGCTTTCTGAAGACGACCATTATTTGCCGATTACATGTACTTCGATGCACGTCGCTGTCAGTCAACCAGCCATGGAAGTTGTACTGCCCAATCAAATTCGGCCACCGTTGTTTCATCCTCGGGTATCCGATGTCAGGGCAAAACACAAACCATGACAACCTGGCAAGTATATCACACTTTTGAACCTTCAACCATGCCCATGTCCATGGCGACGTCATGGAAATAAACATTGAGCAGACTTCCAAGAAAAAGCACCCGACGAATAGTGCATAGGTGATTGCAATGTCAGCTTTGCTATACCTCTGTTTGTCGTCTGGATGGAAGAGCGCAAAAGCAGCAATAACCGAGGCCTGGGAGATGCATCTAAGTATAACTCCACCCCAAGTCCTGAGCACAAGAGCCTTAGTGTAGAGGTCGTCGTATATTATGCCAGGCTGAAACCTCACCGTCTTAATCATTTCGTCGGAATCAACTTCTGTCTTTACCAATTCGTCTGACGATGGATCAATCATGCTGCGCTCCAATAAGACATCAAGGGCGCGTGGCATGGAATTGAGAGCGGCGCCAACAAAGCCAGCGTCGCCGGTGATTCCTTCGGGCAATTGTTTTCTGCTCTGTTGCCCAATTGAGCTCTCCAGACTTTTAAGACGGGCACACTTGAGAGACCATATTCTTTCTCCATACTTGATAATTCCGGCAATAAACGCAAAGATGCCTGAAAGTAAAAGATTGGCACTGTGTCTTCCAATGGACTTCCGGAATACATATAAAGCTAGTGCGATTTGGGTCAGCAGATTCAAGAGATGCCTCAACCACAAGTTGTTATCCTCCATGGCGAAAGCAGTAATG
This genomic stretch from Hordeum vulgare subsp. vulgare chromosome 6H, MorexV3_pseudomolecules_assembly, whole genome shotgun sequence harbors:
- the LOC123405756 gene encoding uncharacterized protein LOC123405756 → MHGSELQPKDIQIRCKPEINTGVLHKHHALGVFKITLLPDPVFSYTIASLAVEHSHNLLELLVLLSFTLQLFLFFAGRLRRCSGNRLLRLSLWAAYLGADLAAVYALGYLSRHQDNNIERLRRTEQLAFFWAPFLLVHLGGQDTITAFAMEDNNLWLRHLLNLLTQIALALYVFRKSIGRHSANLLLSGIFAFIAGIIKYGERIWSLKCARLKSLESSIGQQSRKQLPEGITGDAGFVGAALNSMPRALDVLLERSMIDPSSDELVKTEVDSDEMIKTVRFQPGIIYDDLYTKALVLRTWGGVILRCISQASVIAAFALFHPDDKQRYSKADIAITYALFVGCFFLEVCSMFISMTSPWTWAWLKVQKCDILARLSWFVFCPDIGYPRMKQRWPNLIGQYNFHGWLTDSDVHRSTCNRQIMVVFRKLFVGLLSVNEKKMFWISNLLDTKYTDVDEMIVKCVAKGLSLLLHEFDDGQARQEWPNISPLFGNAQDGIIRDFGYGIVFMHYVTETLLEKPASPSEDMEANATGADVPSGLVEVWRKLSNYMMYLLVTNPSMLPLSISATATLDHFQEPERLKHVTKLMEDFELEATKETLEEVARLWVRLLLYTAGKSKAEMHAAQLSEGGELITFAWLLMAHRGIGDYHLRRILLTNGNTRGADAELTNVYAFYVPRKSEDQIPAADHG